In one window of Candidatus Scalindua sp. DNA:
- a CDS encoding efflux RND transporter periplasmic adaptor subunit, producing MSNVSDHERGEKFFVKYKRELLIGQLVLVFCSGIFFHWLFTDTATEIPSNQIATSVQNEKEQPMFWTCSMHPNIQRQGPGKCPICGMDLIPVASAATGKEMSGMRQIVISEAARAMMKIQTTPVERRYVTAEVRMVGKVDYDETRLGYITAWISGRLDRLYVDYTGVEVKKGDHMVYIYSPDLYSTQDELIQVLKRVRKQEGKTSIYPDVADLLEPVRERLRLWGMTVEQIQEIEESAKPSDHLTVYSPMTGIVIEKTLQEGDYVKTGDRIYTVADLSQVWVMMDAYESDLVWLRYGQETTFITETYPGEEFVGRIAFIDPVLNDKTRTVKVRVNVPNLSGKLKPEMFVHGIVRTQISTGGRVIDPHMAGKWICPMHPEIIKEYSGKCDNCGMPLVRAESLGYVAVVREEVPKPLVIPVTAALVTGTRAIVYVEIPDTDQPTFEGREIVLGPRAGDYYLVRSGLKEGEIVVTNGNFKIDSAVQIQAKPSMMTPEGGGGGGHHHGGGEKPTKAGQGEMMTPSGIPAEFQTQLQTLKSAYREVAKTVKLKDLGLFREEMHAFGRDLSRVDGTLLSGHLRMLWEEFSMLLNNDVVEGREVKEFTDAERVFKVLTNNMSRVRDRLGTSHDTQSVRPLKHLEIPAEFQTQLVKLWEGYLSLQEALAGDDFSLAHQTIADLQTSLSSIDAGPLAEDAHKAWKKEYTNLVQILQSMSQSEDLKYIRENFSSLSDELLVLVKTFKPVGSGTVYQLHCPMVFDGRGAMWLQGDKQVRNPYFGQAMLKCADRVELISDLSVRSTQTGEKVDEHKGEHHHE from the coding sequence ATGAGTAATGTATCTGATCATGAACGGGGTGAAAAGTTTTTTGTCAAATATAAAAGAGAGCTGCTCATCGGGCAACTTGTATTGGTGTTCTGTTCAGGAATATTCTTCCATTGGCTTTTTACAGACACCGCAACAGAAATACCTTCAAATCAGATAGCCACTTCTGTACAAAATGAAAAGGAACAACCGATGTTCTGGACATGTTCCATGCATCCAAATATTCAGAGACAGGGGCCTGGCAAATGCCCTATCTGCGGGATGGACCTTATTCCGGTAGCTTCTGCAGCTACGGGTAAGGAAATGTCAGGCATGCGGCAGATCGTTATCAGTGAAGCCGCACGTGCAATGATGAAGATACAGACTACGCCTGTTGAACGGCGCTATGTTACTGCCGAGGTAAGGATGGTGGGTAAAGTTGATTATGATGAGACCCGGCTGGGATACATTACGGCCTGGATATCCGGTCGTCTGGATCGTCTCTACGTGGATTATACGGGAGTGGAGGTAAAGAAAGGTGACCATATGGTTTACATTTACAGCCCTGATCTCTACTCAACACAGGATGAGCTGATTCAGGTTTTAAAACGCGTGCGAAAACAGGAAGGTAAGACATCCATTTACCCGGATGTTGCTGATTTGCTTGAACCTGTTAGAGAGAGGCTGAGGCTGTGGGGAATGACTGTGGAGCAGATACAGGAAATTGAGGAGAGTGCAAAACCGTCAGACCATTTAACCGTCTACTCTCCCATGACCGGAATTGTGATCGAGAAAACCCTTCAAGAAGGGGATTATGTCAAAACAGGTGACCGTATTTACACGGTTGCCGACTTGAGCCAGGTATGGGTTATGATGGATGCGTACGAGTCAGATCTTGTCTGGTTACGATATGGCCAGGAAACCACTTTCATAACAGAAACGTATCCGGGTGAGGAGTTTGTCGGGAGAATAGCCTTTATTGACCCGGTGCTGAATGATAAAACCCGCACCGTGAAGGTCAGGGTCAATGTGCCCAATCTCTCAGGCAAACTGAAGCCGGAGATGTTTGTGCATGGGATCGTTCGGACGCAGATTTCAACCGGTGGAAGAGTCATAGATCCGCATATGGCTGGAAAATGGATATGCCCGATGCACCCGGAGATCATAAAAGAATATTCCGGCAAGTGTGACAACTGCGGTATGCCGCTGGTGCGAGCCGAATCACTTGGCTATGTTGCCGTAGTCCGGGAGGAAGTGCCTAAGCCTTTAGTAATTCCTGTTACAGCCGCTTTAGTGACCGGTACCAGAGCTATTGTCTATGTCGAGATCCCCGATACCGACCAGCCGACATTCGAAGGACGAGAGATAGTGCTTGGACCACGGGCCGGCGATTACTACCTGGTTCGAAGTGGCCTGAAGGAAGGTGAGATAGTAGTTACCAACGGAAACTTCAAGATTGACAGTGCTGTCCAGATTCAGGCCAAACCAAGTATGATGACACCTGAGGGTGGCGGAGGAGGAGGGCATCATCACGGCGGTGGAGAAAAACCCACCAAAGCCGGACAGGGGGAAATGATGACTCCGAGTGGTATTCCGGCAGAGTTCCAGACTCAACTGCAAACACTGAAATCGGCTTATAGGGAGGTAGCAAAGACTGTTAAGCTGAAGGATCTTGGCCTCTTTCGTGAAGAAATGCATGCTTTTGGCAGAGACCTCAGCAGAGTGGATGGAACTCTTTTGAGCGGACATCTTCGGATGCTGTGGGAGGAGTTTTCCATGCTCTTGAACAATGACGTTGTGGAAGGCCGTGAAGTAAAAGAGTTTACAGATGCCGAACGTGTATTTAAGGTATTGACAAATAATATGAGCCGTGTACGTGACAGGTTAGGTACTTCGCATGATACTCAAAGTGTGCGGCCATTGAAGCATCTGGAAATCCCTGCTGAGTTTCAGACACAGCTCGTCAAGCTGTGGGAGGGGTATCTGTCACTTCAGGAGGCACTTGCCGGTGACGATTTTTCACTCGCCCATCAGACGATTGCAGATCTTCAAACATCTCTCTCATCTATAGATGCTGGACCTCTTGCCGAAGATGCTCATAAAGCATGGAAGAAAGAATATACCAATCTCGTTCAGATACTGCAAAGCATGAGTCAGTCAGAGGATCTGAAATATATTCGGGAAAACTTTTCCTCGCTTTCCGATGAACTTTTGGTGTTGGTCAAAACCTTTAAACCGGTCGGATCCGGAACTGTTTATCAGTTGCATTGTCCAATGGTATTTGACGGCAGGGGAGCAATGTGGCTGCAGGGTGATAAGCAGGTCAGGAATCCCTATTTTGGTCAAGCCATGCTGAAGTGTGCCGATAGGGTAGAATTAATCTCTGACCTGTCTGTGCGCAGTACTCAGACAGGCGAAAAAGTTGATGAGCATAAGGGGGAACATCATCATGAATGA
- a CDS encoding PAS domain-containing protein encodes MVKYKELFNKFTIPAFVINKDREVVDINESMLKLFGSYKLKRDPMKCYTLFYCSEVPCEQRMLICPAMKTFENGLKSRAIHKNKTDIGEIVHEIITVPIFGKQGGVEYVLGEYHSSLQEFRGLITMCSSCKKIRMENGQWSSPEEYIQSHTTGVEISHSYCHSCLKYFTSK; translated from the coding sequence ATGGTAAAATACAAAGAGCTATTTAATAAGTTTACTATTCCAGCATTTGTCATCAATAAGGATCGAGAAGTCGTTGATATAAATGAAAGCATGCTAAAGCTCTTTGGAAGTTACAAGTTAAAACGGGATCCAATGAAATGCTACACCTTATTCTACTGTTCAGAGGTGCCTTGCGAGCAAAGAATGCTTATATGTCCAGCCATGAAAACTTTTGAAAATGGTTTAAAATCACGTGCAATACATAAAAACAAAACTGATATAGGAGAAATAGTGCACGAGATAATTACTGTACCAATATTTGGAAAACAAGGTGGAGTGGAATATGTCTTAGGTGAATACCATTCAAGTTTGCAGGAGTTTCGGGGATTAATCACAATGTGCTCCTCTTGTAAAAAAATAAGGATGGAAAATGGCCAGTGGAGTTCACCTGAGGAGTATATTCAATCACATACAACAGGAGTTGAAATAAGTCACAGCTATTGCCACAGCTGTCTGAAATATTTTACGTCTAAATAA
- a CDS encoding YdbL family protein encodes MKRKTVKYFGLPLLLFFIVNCAVITVNIYFPTEAVEKAAEKIIEEIEGGKEAEAQPGGKSPQSLFWRNVPRLTFSSSPVYAEEMDLNITTPAIRMVIDSMKARNTEIMHYKEMGVIGESHDGMLIIRDMNNLGGEDIRTVKRLLRAENDDREVLYTELATANKIAASEAYKIKTIFAKTRKEKAESGHWFRDDAGTWTQK; translated from the coding sequence ATGAAAAGAAAAACAGTAAAATATTTCGGGCTTCCGTTATTACTATTCTTTATCGTAAACTGCGCTGTTATAACGGTTAACATCTATTTTCCTACTGAAGCGGTTGAAAAGGCTGCAGAAAAAATTATTGAAGAAATCGAAGGCGGTAAAGAAGCGGAAGCACAACCTGGGGGAAAGAGCCCGCAAAGTCTCTTCTGGAGGAACGTTCCGAGACTTACCTTTAGCAGCTCACCGGTTTATGCAGAAGAAATGGACCTCAACATAACAACACCTGCCATACGCATGGTAATTGACAGCATGAAGGCGAGAAATACTGAGATCATGCATTATAAGGAGATGGGCGTTATTGGAGAATCGCACGACGGTATGCTTATTATTCGTGATATGAACAACCTTGGAGGAGAAGACATCAGAACTGTCAAACGGTTATTGAGGGCTGAAAATGACGATCGGGAAGTTCTATACACGGAACTGGCAACTGCAAACAAGATTGCTGCATCAGAGGCGTATAAGATCAAAACCATATTTGCAAAAACTCGTAAAGAAAAGGCCGAATCAGGTCACTGGTTCAGGGACGATGCGGGAACCTGGACACAGAAATAA
- the typA gene encoding translational GTPase TypA: MEQTEMRNIAIIAHVDHGKTTLVDQMLKQTGVFRLNQEVAERVLDSNDQEKERGITIVAKNFSIQYKGLKLNIIDTPGHSDFGGEVERILKMAEGVLLLVDAYEGPMPQTRYVLQKALDFNLKPIVVINKIDRPESRPGEVLEEIFDLFVDLNADDNQLDFPVIYASARSGYAKLEIDDENVDLTPLFDAIIKYIPAPDVNVDKPFQMLVHTLDYSEYEGKIAIGKIVNGNIQSNTSVVWFSRRGTKSSERVRDIYSFVGLGRQRVQSASAGDIVAITGIDNIEIGDTLASIIDPKPLPIIDIDEPTLTMIFSVNDSPFAGLDGKYVTSRNLRERLYRELRSNVSLKVHDTSSSESFHVSGRGLLHLSVLIENMRREGYELQVSKPKVIFKEINGKKAEPIEIVVIDVPKEFEGQVISLLGSRKGEMLNMREVNARTHFEFKIPSRGLVGLRLRLLSSTQGTAIMYHNFHEYEYFKGNIQQRTQGVLVSMSLGETTAYALDSLRERGIMFFKPGCKVYEGMIVGEHCEQNDIAVNVCRAKKATNIRSATADKGIRLAPPRELTLEMALEYIEDDELIEITPKTFRLRKKLLKENDRKRNKTTKDISI, from the coding sequence ATGGAACAGACAGAGATGAGAAACATTGCCATTATCGCACACGTAGATCATGGAAAAACAACGCTGGTAGATCAGATGTTGAAACAGACAGGGGTATTTCGTTTAAATCAGGAAGTGGCAGAACGTGTGCTTGATTCTAATGACCAGGAAAAAGAGCGCGGTATTACCATTGTTGCCAAAAATTTTTCAATTCAGTACAAGGGTCTTAAACTCAATATCATTGATACCCCGGGACATTCCGACTTCGGAGGTGAAGTTGAGCGTATTTTGAAAATGGCGGAAGGTGTCCTCTTACTGGTAGACGCATATGAAGGCCCGATGCCTCAGACACGATATGTGTTGCAAAAGGCATTGGATTTCAATCTCAAACCTATCGTTGTCATCAATAAGATCGATAGACCTGAGTCGAGACCGGGTGAAGTCCTGGAAGAGATATTTGATCTCTTTGTAGATCTGAATGCTGATGATAACCAATTGGATTTTCCAGTCATATACGCCAGTGCCCGGAGTGGTTATGCAAAACTGGAAATAGATGATGAAAATGTTGATTTGACACCTCTTTTTGATGCCATTATCAAGTATATACCGGCACCAGATGTAAACGTTGATAAACCATTTCAGATGCTTGTACACACCCTGGATTACAGCGAATATGAGGGCAAAATAGCTATCGGGAAGATTGTAAACGGAAATATACAATCAAATACCAGCGTGGTATGGTTCAGCAGACGAGGTACGAAATCTTCAGAAAGAGTCAGAGACATATACTCCTTTGTCGGACTGGGGCGTCAACGGGTACAGAGTGCATCGGCAGGAGACATCGTGGCGATAACGGGTATAGATAATATAGAAATTGGAGATACGCTGGCGAGTATCATAGATCCAAAGCCTCTTCCAATTATTGATATTGATGAACCGACATTAACCATGATATTTTCTGTTAATGATTCACCATTTGCGGGCCTTGACGGAAAATATGTGACAAGCAGAAACCTGCGAGAAAGGCTCTACAGAGAGTTGCGTTCCAATGTCTCGTTAAAAGTACACGACACGAGCAGCAGCGAATCATTTCATGTTTCAGGGAGAGGATTGTTACACCTGTCTGTATTGATTGAAAATATGAGAAGAGAGGGTTATGAACTTCAGGTATCCAAACCAAAGGTTATCTTCAAGGAAATTAATGGTAAAAAGGCAGAGCCAATTGAAATCGTAGTGATTGATGTCCCCAAAGAGTTTGAAGGCCAGGTTATCTCATTATTAGGGAGTCGCAAGGGAGAAATGTTAAATATGAGAGAGGTAAATGCCCGTACACATTTCGAATTTAAGATTCCCTCACGGGGATTAGTGGGTTTGAGATTGCGGCTCCTGAGTTCTACACAGGGAACTGCCATCATGTACCACAATTTTCATGAATACGAATATTTCAAGGGCAATATACAACAGAGGACACAAGGTGTCCTGGTCTCCATGTCACTTGGTGAAACAACAGCATATGCTTTAGATTCATTACGTGAAAGAGGAATTATGTTCTTTAAACCGGGCTGCAAGGTGTATGAAGGAATGATCGTTGGTGAACACTGCGAGCAAAATGATATCGCCGTAAATGTCTGTCGGGCAAAAAAGGCAACGAATATACGATCTGCAACTGCAGATAAGGGTATAAGATTAGCTCCGCCAAGGGAACTGACGCTTGAAATGGCATTGGAATACATAGAAGATGATGAACTGATAGAGATCACTCCAAAGACCTTTCGGCTCAGGAAGAAACTGTTGAAGGAAAATGACCGTAAACGGAATAAAACAACAAAGGATATCTCGATTTAA
- a CDS encoding SatD family protein, with translation MENYYILMADVVASRRHRGNTLSRDLKQLVASCTTNLASGILSPYTVTLGDEFQGVAKSLHSALESIFYFEETTLKENIRFKLRYVLHYGRIETRLNRKIAHGMMGTGLTRTRELLNQKRRGSPRFLFELANNMLSNQLNRLFRVFDSLITGWREKDYLLISDMLENDNNEEVGARHEKNRSQIWKRRKHLRIEEYKILKEVVFDLIKGKDLP, from the coding sequence ATGGAAAACTATTATATATTGATGGCAGACGTTGTTGCGAGCAGGAGGCATAGAGGCAATACACTGAGTCGAGATCTAAAACAGCTTGTCGCCTCCTGCACAACAAATCTGGCATCCGGTATTTTATCTCCGTACACCGTCACTCTGGGAGATGAATTTCAAGGGGTTGCCAAATCCCTGCATTCAGCACTTGAATCGATCTTTTACTTCGAAGAGACCACCCTGAAAGAAAATATCCGTTTCAAACTCCGGTATGTTCTCCATTATGGGAGAATTGAAACCAGGTTGAATCGGAAGATTGCCCATGGAATGATGGGGACAGGCCTAACCAGGACGAGAGAATTGCTGAACCAGAAGCGAAGAGGGAGCCCGAGATTTCTTTTTGAACTTGCGAACAATATGCTGTCAAACCAGTTAAATCGTTTATTCAGAGTCTTTGATTCATTGATAACAGGATGGCGTGAAAAAGATTACCTGTTAATCAGTGATATGCTGGAAAATGATAACAATGAGGAAGTCGGAGCCAGGCATGAGAAGAACCGTAGCCAAATATGGAAAAGGCGCAAACATTTACGCATAGAAGAGTATAAAATACTTAAAGAGGTTGTTTTTGATCTTATAAAGGGTAAGGACCTTCCATGA
- a CDS encoding sigma 54-interacting transcriptional regulator, whose product MGKRIDSGKAMLVPYYGDKDGVQHCFLTKDGAIDKSIIDNLESDVILLDKELNILLMNKAAERTWGVRCSEVKGTSYLTLRLKSIKQGLAKNLNDVIRARKTFNVRELQLISPDNITHFLDLRCMPLVDSAGEIQGVLSVSHDVTKRVQKDILYQESQKMLKDLSLELDVKNEEIRKLQTVLGQRYRFHSLIGKSYVMQNVYNLIERVSQTDSTILITGETGTGKELVARAIHYNSLRKDGTMVAVNCAALPETLLESELFGHVKGAFTGAVRDKKGKFELADKGTIFLDEIGELSTLTQVKLLRVLQERQIERVGGERSIKVDIRIIAATNQDLLDLMEEGKFRKDLYYRLNIISLKLPSLKERTEDIPLLVDHFIKKFNKRFKKRISGISSRVLKQFMSYSWPGNIRELEGIIEKSVLLEESEIIQRVDLITSHPDEGKLFLSPPPMTGRNISSYEELQAYLENYEREYFIRVFKEYKGRIGAIADFTGLNRRTILNKMKKFSLNKRLFK is encoded by the coding sequence ATGGGGAAGAGAATAGATTCAGGCAAGGCAATGCTGGTACCCTATTATGGTGATAAGGATGGAGTACAGCACTGCTTTCTGACAAAAGATGGGGCTATTGACAAATCCATAATCGATAATCTTGAGTCCGATGTTATTCTTTTGGATAAGGAACTCAATATTTTACTGATGAATAAAGCCGCCGAACGTACATGGGGTGTGCGTTGTAGTGAGGTAAAAGGTACCAGCTATCTCACATTACGTCTTAAATCTATTAAACAGGGGCTGGCAAAGAACCTGAATGATGTTATTAGGGCGAGGAAGACTTTTAATGTGCGGGAATTACAGCTTATCTCTCCCGATAATATTACCCACTTTTTAGACCTCAGATGCATGCCTCTTGTTGATAGCGCAGGTGAGATACAGGGAGTTCTTTCTGTCAGCCATGATGTTACGAAAAGGGTACAAAAAGATATTCTGTATCAGGAATCACAGAAAATGTTGAAAGATCTCTCTCTTGAATTAGACGTAAAAAATGAGGAGATACGGAAATTACAGACTGTATTAGGACAGAGGTATCGTTTTCATAGCTTGATCGGTAAAAGTTACGTGATGCAGAATGTCTATAATCTTATTGAAAGAGTATCACAGACTGATTCAACTATCCTTATTACGGGAGAGACTGGAACCGGTAAGGAATTGGTCGCAAGGGCCATCCACTATAATAGCCTGAGAAAAGATGGCACTATGGTAGCTGTAAACTGTGCGGCTCTCCCCGAGACCCTTTTAGAAAGTGAACTCTTCGGTCATGTCAAGGGTGCTTTTACGGGGGCTGTTCGGGATAAAAAGGGAAAGTTTGAGCTTGCTGACAAAGGGACCATATTTCTTGATGAAATTGGAGAACTTTCAACTCTCACTCAGGTCAAATTGCTGCGGGTATTGCAAGAGAGGCAGATCGAAAGAGTAGGGGGAGAAAGGAGTATAAAGGTGGATATCCGTATCATTGCGGCCACAAACCAGGATCTCCTTGATTTAATGGAGGAAGGAAAGTTTCGAAAAGATCTCTATTACCGGCTGAATATTATCTCACTTAAACTTCCATCTCTCAAAGAACGAACGGAAGATATACCTCTTTTAGTGGATCATTTCATTAAAAAATTCAATAAACGTTTCAAAAAGAGGATTTCCGGCATATCATCCCGGGTTTTAAAACAGTTCATGTCATATTCCTGGCCTGGGAATATCAGGGAGCTGGAAGGAATTATTGAAAAATCTGTTCTGTTGGAAGAATCTGAAATTATACAGCGTGTAGATTTAATTACGTCTCATCCTGATGAAGGGAAACTGTTCCTCTCTCCACCCCCAATGACCGGCCGAAATATCTCTTCTTATGAAGAGTTGCAGGCATATCTGGAAAATTATGAGCGGGAATACTTTATCAGGGTTTTTAAAGAATATAAGGGGAGAATAGGTGCGATAGCTGATTTTACGGGATTAAACCGGCGTACAATCTTGAACAAAATGAAGAAATTTTCTCTTAACAAGAGGCTCTTCAAGTAA
- a CDS encoding Hsp20/alpha crystallin family protein — protein sequence MFPLTSALDTLLALQEAMDLAQNPGFFESTTTSRGVFPPVNIFKKNEDLVLVTELPGVKKGDLSIEVKGNTVRLAGKRTIDYGKDISYHRTERTSSQFDRTLKLPINVEADQVKAEYKDGLLVICLTRAETDKPRQISIQ from the coding sequence ATGTTTCCATTAACAAGTGCACTTGACACTCTTTTAGCGCTTCAAGAAGCAATGGACCTTGCACAAAATCCTGGTTTTTTCGAAAGTACGACAACCAGCAGAGGGGTCTTTCCGCCTGTTAATATTTTTAAAAAAAACGAGGATCTGGTTCTCGTTACAGAGTTACCCGGTGTAAAAAAGGGGGATTTGAGTATAGAAGTAAAGGGAAACACGGTACGGCTGGCCGGTAAACGGACCATAGATTATGGGAAAGATATCAGCTACCACCGTACTGAACGCACCTCTTCTCAGTTCGATAGAACCTTGAAACTTCCAATTAACGTGGAAGCAGATCAAGTAAAAGCAGAATATAAAGACGGCCTTCTGGTTATTTGTCTGACCCGTGCAGAGACTGATAAACCGAGACAAATTTCAATCCAATAA
- a CDS encoding Hsp20/alpha crystallin family protein, which produces MSNETKEVTKAENKKPLKTEHAGERTVPGKYYIPKTDIIETDKSLIVTMDVPGVKKENINIRLEANTLEVDAKIDFSPYEKLAPVYTEYNVGHFARRFTVSNIIDTTKIDANLADGVLTLTLPKAPEAQPRKIEIR; this is translated from the coding sequence ATGAGCAATGAAACGAAGGAAGTAACAAAGGCTGAGAATAAGAAGCCGTTAAAAACGGAACATGCCGGAGAGAGGACGGTACCGGGGAAATATTATATCCCGAAGACTGACATTATTGAAACTGATAAAAGCCTTATTGTGACGATGGATGTACCAGGTGTAAAAAAGGAGAATATCAATATCCGGTTAGAAGCTAATACACTGGAAGTTGATGCAAAGATAGATTTTTCTCCTTATGAAAAACTTGCTCCAGTATATACAGAGTACAATGTCGGGCATTTTGCGCGGAGATTCACCGTATCAAATATAATTGATACAACAAAAATTGATGCAAATCTTGCTGACGGGGTCTTAACCCTGACACTGCCAAAGGCACCTGAAGCACAACCAAGAAAAATTGAGATAAGATAA
- a CDS encoding Hsp20/alpha crystallin family protein has protein sequence MALKDLITWNRKKPQHIQSELQHPVATLHREVDRLFDDFFKGFGGFPSLPFREERLTEFSPKINVSENDKEIEVSVEVPGMDQNDVEVNVRDDVLTIKGEKKEEKEEKDKEYYHVERSYGSFYRSLQIPCEVDHDKVKAEFKKGVLKIYLPKSEKARENVRKIEVKGE, from the coding sequence ATGGCATTGAAAGACTTGATAACCTGGAATAGAAAAAAACCACAGCACATACAATCAGAGCTTCAACATCCTGTAGCCACCCTTCACAGGGAAGTCGATCGATTGTTTGACGATTTCTTTAAAGGCTTTGGAGGATTTCCCTCTTTGCCTTTCAGGGAAGAGAGGTTAACTGAATTTTCACCGAAGATTAATGTAAGTGAAAATGACAAAGAGATCGAAGTTTCTGTTGAAGTTCCGGGAATGGATCAGAATGATGTCGAAGTTAATGTAAGGGACGATGTACTCACGATCAAGGGTGAAAAGAAAGAGGAAAAAGAAGAGAAAGACAAAGAGTATTATCATGTAGAGAGAAGCTATGGATCATTTTACCGCTCCCTGCAGATTCCCTGCGAAGTTGACCATGACAAGGTAAAGGCAGAGTTCAAAAAAGGAGTTTTAAAAATCTATTTACCAAAAAGTGAAAAAGCCAGGGAAAATGTACGGAAGATTGAAGTAAAAGGTGAATGA